TATCTTTCATGGAAATATTAAGAACATGCTGATCTAAAATGAATCTTACCATAGGTTTTGGAACTTGAACAATAGATTGTTCAGATTTTGGTTTCCACTTGGGAGTGAATTCATGGCTGAGCTTATGGTCTGGTTCTTTCTTTGGGACTTCAATAAGCTTATAGCTTTCATTTATTCTCCCTGCACCAAGAACACACACGTCAGTACTAGTATCCAAAGTTGGTGTTAGACACTTACCTTGGTGGGATACTCTTAGGAtcggttttgcttctttaaacAACATGGACTGCATTGTGTCTTGAACCATCTTATGGTCCATCACAGGTGTGGCGCCTGGTGGCTCCTCTCCTTTGAATTCATGCTCCTTAGTTCCTGTTACATCAccctttgacaaagacaagtacATCATACAAGAATTTTGAGCTAATAAATCAgattgaataaaactatcactCTTCATAGATAAATCAGTTTTCTTTTCTAGTGATGCTTCTATCAATGCTTGTTTACTTGGACAAACTACAGCAAAGTGTCCTCTTttatgacatctataacatgtctgatcttttaaattttcagagttagaagacttacctTGGCTTGTTGGCTCTTCTTTATTTGTGTTTAAAATCTCCTTGTCTCTTGGACTTAAATCATGGACAACTTTTGATCTCAACAAGGATGTTGAGTTCGTCTCTTTCTGGACCTCAGGATCTGTCTTAACattcttggacaaagacaagtgactcatacAAGTGGTAGATGATTCATTAACTgatttatcaagtataggacttaccttagCCTTTACTTGGACAATAACAGGTTCTGGCTTTTCTTTGGAAACATGAGTTAGATACCTCCTTGGGTATATCTTTCGGATCTTAGAACTTGTGAGTTCTGGTGAAAATTCATCCCTCATGACTTCCTTAAGATCTCTCCACGTTTTGATAGCTGGCTCCTTGTAAAACCatctatcatcttcttcttgtacccACCATTTAAAGGCATTACCTCTTAGTTGATCAATGGCATAAGACAGTCTCTCTTCTTTCAGAATGTTGTTGTagtgaaaccattcatcaagGTTCCTCTCCCAAAATAGGTAGCTTCTTCCTCCTGAAAATGTAAAGAGTTCAATTTTATCAGCAAAAGATTTATGATCAAACCGAGAATTAGCAACATGATGTGTATGGGTTTGAGAAGTTGGATGTTGATTGATccttgaaggatctggtggcttgggctcgaCATAGACAGCCTCGGGTGCATCTCCAAATCTCCTTTCTCCTTGCTGTGGACGTTGGACTCGTGCCTTGTTTCTTTTCCTCAACTGAGCAATCCGATCATTGATCTCTTGCAAAGCTGTCAACTGTTGGTTCTGTTTGGCCATCTGACTTTGGCCGTGTGTTTTTCCTACCATGGCTTCCTGAAAACACTCTCAAAGATCAAGTgaagatatgaaaaaaaatcctGGTCGAATCAAaataagaaccaaaaaaaaaacaagctaattaaaattaaaccgaAACAATTACAGTTATGAACCGAAATGAAATAAACTatgctaaaataattttttcttttggttttctcaaTGCAAACACGAAATGAACCAACTAATATGATATGAAACAATAACTAGGATGATTTCTTTTGGCTTTTAAATATATGGATGCAAATGAAAagaaatcaaattcaaaacaacactttttatgggattttcttttatggaaactaatgaatgcaaacacttttcttttgggattttcgattttaaatgaatcaaacaaaactttttcttttctttttcgtggctCTTAGCAGGATGAACAgcaagaacacaaaacaaatGCAGAAATACAACTTGAAACAAAGAAacagtttttatggattttcggtttatgatgaaaaacaaatgcaaacaaatatgaatgatgcaaggatagagtgacctgattcaggagcttgagctctgataccaaaatgttgtaggcacagggggggtaacccacgaattggttgaatggtggaaccaaggtttcAACCTGAGAAcaagagaaccgatttttatgagtttttagagttttataatgcaaacagaaacaattatgaaaactaatgagatgatgatgataatgataataaaacaagataaataaacaaaggataggatggaatcaagctgctggttgtgtaacactctcagcttgatcaaagGATGGTTGAAGTGGAATGAGATGGAGCTTTGCTTGCTGGTTGTGtaactctctcaagcttggcCAGTGGTTGGGATGGACGAAATGGATTGATAGACACCACAAAGATCTATGGAAGGGATCTTTGATAAGCCTGGTTGCTCGGGAGCTGTTTCTCAcacactcaaaagacttagaacaatagttttgacaaaactagaaaaactgtattttcattcataaaagttcaagggtgatttacaatgaagaaacaacttgagctttataggctcgactactgggactctctaacagtcataaaatgacataaggaaactaATAAAGtcgaaataataaacttggaagcaaaggaattgatggctccatgaaaactagccgttggaggctTTATGATGAAAATCTTTGCCAAATGAATGTAGATGGTGTTCTCcttgtatctggacggtttgagggGATAACTAAGCTTCCTGGGAACCTTCTTGATGGTTTGGAGGGTGCTGAGGTCGTGCCTAAtctgaaggaaaaagagctgttggagctgGATGGCAAGaagctccaaataaggcaagttggggttaatgaggatcctcctgatcctatgtgggctggtgcatggaATGAACTTGTCTGACTCTTCTGGACCATTGGATAGACTTCCTGAATGCATAGATatatctcctggtcgccaatgtctggtttgaagctgattgaactggttagcttccaattgaggcaagtgtagaactggtttgaccggttttggagattggatcataacttcataattccgtggccatttctcttgatattgggctttctggaaagatgagaaactcctcttgactccaatgatgggctttgcttcaggccgcttcttccttgggctggaatctccttctaaagtcgggtactcgcagatggacgggctgggAAACTTttgacttgtaaaattcataacttcttgctccgtgaatattttggctcGATTCCAATTGGgatggactccttcttgagtatACAATCCAATAAAATTGGTTTCATGTTGAAAGTCCTTCTGGTTGTAGAGATATacgccttggactgaacctcggtcgctggtacctcctagatggccggtttggacggtttggtgagaCTCTGGTTGAACCATGGATTTCGTGACCACAACACTAAGGTAAAGCAGCAGCCAGAGGAGGAACCAGTTTCTGCACCTGAATCAGATGCTGCTCATGTTGCTCAGAAGACGGAGAAAGCTAAAAATGCATTGAAGGTAAAGAatgctgttgttgttgatgatgaagatgaattaTATGGTCTTGGAAAGCcgcagaaagaagaagagaaaaagattgaTGAAGCAACGATGAGAGAGATGAGAAAGCAAGAGGAGATTGCTAAAGCCAAGCTAGCCATGGAAAGGAAAAAGAAGCAGGCAGAGAAAGCCGCCGCTAAAGCTGCGAAAAGAGCTCAAATGGAAGCTgacaagagagagaaaaaggcaATTACTGTTCTTTCTCTTTGCTCTTTTCTCTTTGCTCTTTTCTCTTTGCGTACTCTCTTTCCATTCTAATAGTTCTCCATCTCTTTGTGTGTTGCAGGAGCGAGAGAAGAAAGCCAAGAAGAACTTTGATGCCGAGGCCGAAGTTCCAGAAGTTTCTGATGCTGAGAAGGAGGAGACTGAAGCTCAAGTGGAGGAGAAACTACAGAAGGAAAAAGTCTTAAAGGAGAAACCAATAAGGAACAGAATCCGCAGTAGAGGAGGACCAGAAACACTCCCAAGAGCAATCCTCAAGCGTAAGAAGTCGATTAATTACTGGGTATGGGCTGCTCCAACTGCTCTTGTGGTACTGATGCTTCTTGTCTTGGATTACTACTACGCTCTCTAGATCAAACGTAGTGATCAAGCGAGGCTGCGTTGTTGtagtttgggaccttttaaagCTTTCTTTTGAGGATGAGACTAAAGCTTATGCCTCATTTACATACAAGCAGAGACTCTCGTCCCTTTAGAAGGACTTTTACTTTCTCATTTTGTTCTTCTCTCTCATCTGTTGTTGAGGCTTTAATGAAGAAAGAAAACAGTTTttgttacattttattttatagtgcTAGAAAACCACATTTCTACATAAGTGTCGTTACTAGTAAGTCTGAAAATGTAATATAATACAACTCTTTTGACTACGAAAGATTACACTAGCCTTACTTTTTCAGACATTATTTCCTTTTGTTCTCTCTCCAAGCCTTTTGCTTCTTGTTCCACCTTCGGAGAGCAGCCTTCCCACACTTCCACTTTTGACTCCGAAACCGTTCTCTCCCTTTTATCCAATCGCTATAATCCTTCCCGGGCTCACACACTATAAAATCTGCCAGGTCCTCCACGTCGCTGCTTTTCATGTCGCCTTTTTCGCCCAATAACCACAGATATTTCTCCCCATTGCAGCTTTTCTCTTCCACACCAACTCCTGAATCCGAACCATTCTCTGCATCTTTAGCTCCAGACAGCTTCCTGCACAATCACGGAGGTTACGTGTAGTCCCGTAAGCGATCTTATAAATGTGGTTATCAACCCCATGAAAGTTTAAAAAGAAGTTTTTCGGTACCTACCCCAAGTACAAAGTTCGGGTTTTTTGGAACTTCAACGCAATTGCCTCGCTCAGTTTCCTATCTACTCCAGTCTGTACCATATAACCACtgattcattaaaaaaaagcgCAGAAATTTAGAGTTTTGTGCAAAGAGTTATTAGTTGTTACCTCTTCAGCTTCACCAGAAGCTTCCAAGTCTTTGGATGGTATGGAAGGTGACGGACTTTCTGAGTGCCCAAGTGCTTCCATGTCGCCCCCTTCTAGGATAAATAGATACAGAGATACCACCATTCCAAAAACAGAGCCCTTCATTAGGAAGTCAAGCTTAAGTGCAAAGCTTACGGACAATAAGCCAGAAAAATGCATAAGCATCCACTTAGATTTCAAATGTACATGAGGATGAGATTCCATTCTATAGTGGAGGAAACTTTGACCGGGTAAGTGAACGCTGAACTTTTCAAAACGTTGAACAACATCCATCATGGATTTGTATTCCTTGCAAGATCGAACATCTCCAACGTCTTTAGATCGATGCTGGAGAACCCGGATGACTTGCAATGTCGAACAGCTCATCAGCTTTAGTATTGATGCAAGCAGATATAGATCTTCGACACTAGATGCGCTGTACTTTTGCAACACGGAGTCCATGACATCATCAGAACTAGCTCTAAGTATCACGCAACCAAGAACTGATAAGATCTGTGACAACGTATTTTCTGAATAGGAGCTATCGAATACACTTATGGTTTCCTTTGCGTATGCTACAGAACACGCTACCAGCTCATCGTTTTCTCTCTTGCCATTACTACTGTGATATGAGCCCCATGAGTCCTGTAGCTTCAGTGTAGCCTCGTTAACTTTCTCCAGCGTTGAGGGCAAAAGAAGATGAGTCGTTCTCATCCGAGAACTACTCGTCGAAACACCAAACTTCTCAGATGGCTCATTCTCATCCTTACACGTGTACCGTGTGTACAGAACAACAGACTTATCAAATGCATCAATGCATCTATCAAAAAGCTGAAGGTCTAAACCCTTAACACAACAAATACCGATGGCATCAGAGACCAATAAAACCACATAGGCGTGAATCATTCTTGGTGCAGAGAACATCACGGGGTCTAGCAGCAAGGACGTAGCAGCACTCATGGTTAACTGAGGAGTTTTAACCGGACTAACTTGCTTCCAGTATAATCTCTCAACATACATCTCATTTAGTTTCTCATCAGACACTGATAAGATAAAGTGAGCAGAAACCATTTCCAACACACCGGCCATGTCATGCTTGCTGAACAGTATACATGAGGAGAATGCAGGATCTACACGGAAAAGCAGATCCCTGATTGACTTATTCACCAAAACCTCATCGATGAAAACCTGGACAAATCAAAAAGAGCTAGTAAACATAACACTGTCTTAATGATTCAACTTAGAAGCACTTGCCAATagtataattctaaaaaaaaagccACAAACAAAATGATCAACAGATTCATCAAGATTTTACCTCAAGCCCTGTACAAAGAAACGTACGGCGGGTCTCGTCAGAAGAAGAAGTACCCTCATACGTTGCGGAAATCAAACCACTGAGGATTGAGAGAAGTGTTTTCGCATTCTCCAGAGCCATATCGTGTCCAGGCAAAAGTAAAGTGATGATCTTCATACAGCATCTTAAGTACAGTATGGCCAATTCAATACTTTCCTCTCCACTTGCAAACGTGTAACAAGTCTCTTTTCTTAACAGGATTTCGAAACTCCTATCAAGCTCCGTGAACAGCACATCGGAGAGGCTACAAACATCAACGAAACTGACAGATTCTCCACTGGATTTGAGATTCCAATAACGCGAAGCAACGTTGCCACTATCCCAGTTTATCAGTTGAGTTGATGACAGCTTACCCAGAATACACAACAGATGTTTCAAGATTGGCTGCTTAGAAACCTGATAATCCAAAAGGGGGCTCAGATTGTTATTTCCTAAATCCCTAAAGTTCAAAACTTTCTCGACAGAGTTTACCAAAACTACTCAAAATCGACGAGATTCCCGGCGAATTTTCGAGAGGCCAGCGAAATTGAACAATCATTTCATATTGACAGCAACGATTTAAAAAGGAGATTGATTCGAGACATAGTACCTGAGCGGCGGAAGCAATAGATGAAGCGAGAGAACGGAATAAGGTGTCTGGATCTGAGATCTTCGAAGGACGTAGCTTCTTACTGTTCCGCTTGGCCACCATCGCCAGAGAGGGAAGATGAGAGAAGATGCTCGCAGTCGGCGAGGCTCTTTGATTGTTTGAGGGACTTTCTATTGTGGCGGGAAAGAACAATGCATGTCGTTTTTGTGAGCTTAAAAGGACACACTGTTTAATTGAGGAGAAGGAAAATGTTTTGGTGACATAGACTAGTCGGGATTTCTGTTTCGGGCTCCTGATTTGTTCTCGATTTCAGGCCCATTAACGGCatagaaataaaattgattattttaacCTCTAATCCACAATTGTTTTATCTTAGTACCTGTTATGTTCActagctacaaaaaaaaaaacagtataatAAGCTAATTAATCATCCTAGTAATCAACACGGAATTCAGTATCATTCATGTTCCAAGAGCGCGCAATCAGACTTCAGACTTTTTAGCTAAAACTGCgagatccttccatagggagttactttttattggttgttctattccggtctggttacctaGACCACCTctagcttgagtaatagaatgactttcgacgtcaaaaaaaaaaaaaaaaaaaaatcaacacgAATTTGTTTTCGGAAATGGTTAAGTTATTGACCGTGCCTTATCTTGATCAATGTATAAATGTGTCATATTACAGTGTTTGATAACCGGTTCTAACCATCAACAAGAGTATACAAACTTAATAAAGTTATAAATCAACAATTACAATTTGAATGGATTCCTTTCATGTTAATAGCAATGTAACTAATTCAACTGCATTAGTAATTATTAAAGATTAGTCAATcataatttactaaaattaattgttaatagaatttcacatttaaaaatatttttttacttagattttatataatttttacttatatttttatatgattatattaAAGTTGATTGAttataatatgattgattatgatcaaaataatatgattgattatcgTCAAAATATAgaccaaataatttaattaatgatgtatcaaatcttaaattttcaatatatttggATAGTATTTAGTAAATTATATTGAAAACCacatttgaatttataaaatatgaaaatacataccaaataatatagtgaaataatataaaagtctaatttccaaaatttaattaatatatatacactaaaataaactattttcgtattttataagtaaaaatagaaaaacaaattttaaaaattaaaaagaaa
The Brassica napus cultivar Da-Ae chromosome A1, Da-Ae, whole genome shotgun sequence DNA segment above includes these coding regions:
- the BNAA01G16520D gene encoding uncharacterized protein BNAA01G16520D produces the protein MVAKRNSKKLRPSKISDPDTLFRSLASSIASAAQVSKQPILKHLLCILGKLSSTQLINWDSGNVASRYWNLKSSGESVSFVDVCSLSDVLFTELDRSFEILLRKETCYTFASGEESIELAILYLRCCMKIITLLLPGHDMALENAKTLLSILSGLISATYEGTSSSDETRRTFLCTGLEVFIDEVLVNKSIRDLLFRVDPAFSSCILFSKHDMAGVLEMVSAHFILSVSDEKLNEMYVERLYWKQVSPVKTPQLTMSAATSLLLDPVMFSAPRMIHAYVVLLVSDAIGICCVKGLDLQLFDRCIDAFDKSVVLYTRYTCKDENEPSEKFGVSTSSSRMRTTHLLLPSTLEKVNEATLKLQDSWGSYHSSNGKRENDELVACSVAYAKETISVFDSSYSENTLSQILSVLGCVILRASSDDVMDSVLQKYSASSVEDLYLLASILKLMSCSTLQVIRVLQHRSKDVGDVRSCKEYKSMMDVVQRFEKFSVHLPGQSFLHYRMESHPHVHLKSKWMLMHFSGLLSVSFALKLDFLMKGSVFGMVVSLYLFILEGGDMEALGHSESPSPSIPSKDLEASGEAEETGVDRKLSEAIALKFQKTRTLYLGKLSGAKDAENGSDSGVGVEEKSCNGEKYLWLLGEKGDMKSSDVEDLADFIVCEPGKDYSDWIKGRERFRSQKWKCGKAALRRWNKKQKAWRENKRK